Within the Arachis duranensis cultivar V14167 chromosome 10, aradu.V14167.gnm2.J7QH, whole genome shotgun sequence genome, the region ttattaacaatcaagaacaaaaacaataacgaattagatTTTCCATTGGtcctaataaattttttgactatttcaatggattaaaagattttttttgatCCGTGGAGTTCGTGATGAACCATaaaattgtgtttgattgaAAACCAATCGATTGGACTATCAAATCAATcgattaaattataattcaatcgattaGATTACAgtttatcacaaaacaatcgattaaaAATCATGGTTTTCGCataaatcaatcgattggttatattaaccaatcgattgaacgaTGAATTAAATGTGggttttttataattcaatcgattgtttataaTTTCCAATCAATTGAATGCTTCAAAACAACCTGAGGTCTCACAATTCATTGAATTCACCAAAATAATATGGATTtgccaaattcaatcgattggttgtgCAACCCAATCGATTAAAATGTGTACTACGCCTATTTCAATCTTGTTATCTTGAAATCTTGTTGATTTGTTTTGTGAGATGAGAAAGAAAGGGATCAGTCCGAATGAATTCACGGTTGCCATTTGTTTGAAAGCTTGTTCTATGTGCTGGGATATTTGTTTTGGGAAATAGGTTCATGCCGAAGTGATTAAGGAGGGTTTAATATCTGATGTGTTTATTGCATCTACATTAGTTAATCTATATGCGAAATGTGGTGAAATTGACCTTGCTGATAAGGTGTTCTTTTGCTTGCCTGAGCAGAATGAAGTATTGTGGGATGTGTTGATCAATGGTCATGCTCAAGTGGGTGATGGGAAAGGAgcatttagattattttttgaGATGATAAATTCAGAAGTAGAATTCAGTGAATTTACCTTGTCCAGTGTACCTAAGGGTTGCACAAATTTAGGACAATCAATAGACGGCCAACTTGTGCATTGTTTGGCAATCAACAGTGGTTTTGAAATAGACAAATTAATGTGTTCCAGTTTTATAGACATATATTCAAAGTGTGATATGGTAGATGATGCACTGAGACTTTTTTATATGATCACAGACCATGATGTAGTTTCCTGGAGTGCAATGATCGCTTGCCTTGAAAAGCAAGGTCATAGCAGTGAAGCAATTAAGCTATTTTATTTGATGAGATATACAGGAGTTGAACCAAACCAATTTACCTTTTCAAGTGTTGTTAGTGCTGCTTCTGAATCGGGTGACTTGCTTTATGGAGAAAGCATTCAtgcttctatttttaaatttgggttTGAATCAGATGTCTCTATAAGTAATGCCCTTATCGGGATGTACATTAAAAATGGTTGTGTGGATGATGGTTATCGGGTGTTTGAGACAATGACATGGCCAGATCTTGTTTCTTGGAATCTATTCTCAGGATTTCAAGACTATGGTTACCCTGGATCAAGATCAAATGTTTTCTGCCAGATGCTTGTCGAAGGATTTAGGCCAAATATGTATacatttattagaattttaagGTCTTGTTCTAATCTATTAGACATAAACTTCGGAAAGCAAGTTCATGCTCAAATTCTGGAAAACAGTCTTGATGGAAATGAATATGTTGGGAAAGCCCTTTTAGACATGTATCTCAAATTTAGATATATGGAGGAATCATATATAGTTTTTGCCAAGTTGATCAATAGGGATGTCTTCACATGGACAGTAATGATCACTGGTTTTGTCCAAACTGAGCAAGAAGAGAAGGCTATCAAATTCTTAAATTCAATGCAGCAAGAAGGAGTAAGGCCCAATGAGTTCACTATTGCTGGCTGTTTAGGTGGTTGTTCCCGGATAACTGCTAGTGAAAGTGGAAGGAAACTTCACTCTATGGCACTTAAGAGTGGACTTCTTCCTTATATGTTTGTTTCTGGTGCACTTGTCAATATGTATGCAAAATGTGGCTGCATAGAAGATGCTGAGACTATTTTCAAGGAACTGGTTCGGCTTGATAAAGTCCTATGGAACACTATGATATGTGGATTCTCTCTGCATGGTCAGGGTGATAAGATCCTAGAGACCTTTCATAAAATGAAAGATGAGGGCAACTTACCCGATGATGTTACCTTTATAGGTGTCCTTTTTGCATTCAGCCACATGGGTCTTGTTGAAGAAGGGAAACAACACTTAAACTCTATGAGCAATGTTTATGGCGTAACTCCTAGAGATGAGCATTATGTTTGTATGGTTGACATTCTCAGCCGTGCAGGAAGATTTGCAGACGTTGAAAGTTTTGTCAAAGAAATGAAGCTCACGTCTAATGCATTGGTCTGGGAGAATGTTCTGGGTGCATGTGCAAAGCATGGGAATGTTAAATTTGGTGAAAGAGCAGCAAAAAGGATATTTGAGCTCAAATTGGAGACAGACTCAACATATTACATTCAAATATTTTTGCTAGCAAGGTAGGTGGGCCTTGATGTCCAGCCATGGTGTTAAAAAGGAACCTGGTTGTAGCTGGGTAGAAATAAACAATAAAGTACATGTTTTTTTTGTTGGATGGGGCACATCCTCACATCAGGGAAATCCATTTGAAATTGGAGGAGCTTGGTGAAAAGCTCAAATTGATTGGTTATGTACCACAGATCGAACATTTGCTTCATGATGTTCCAAACACAGAGAAAGAAGAACATCTTAATCACCATAGTGAGAAGTTGGCTCTTGCCTTTGCCCTTATGAGCAATAGCCATGTGAAAACAATACGAATCTTCAAAAACCTGTGGATCTGTCGCAATTGCCATAATTTTATGAAGCATGTTTCAAAATCACAACTCAAGAAATAGTTATTCGCGACACTAACCGGTTCCACAGCTTCAAGGATGGATGTTCCTGTGAAGATTGAAATAGGCGTAGTACACATTTTAATCGATTGAGTAGTACAActaatcgattgaatttggcaAATCTATATTGTTTTggtgaattcaatcgattgagtgattgaattgtgagacctcaagttgttttaaagcattcaatcgattggaaattaattataaacaatcgattgaactATACAAAATCCACGTTTAATTCATcagttcaatcgattggttaatatgaccaatcgattgatttatGATAAACTGTAATCTAATCGATTGAGttataattcaatcgattggttttcaATCAAACAcgattttatggtttatcatgttaataaacatgatagatttatgataaaataataatttatgaaaaaaatttataattaaataaaatatatgagttaatttgtaattaaaattagaaaaggaCTATTtagtagttattaaaaaaacttaaaaaacatgttttgttatgggaccatttaatggtccaaacgtTTTGGAACCATCGAATCCGATACCATTTAACTTCATACATTTAATGTTAAATAAGTAAGTATgacttgaataaaaataaatataaattttaaataaaaaatatttgtataaaaataaatagataagtAGACACTAATTTTTGTACAAATGGATAAACATAAAAGTaaacatgaattttgaaaaatgacatatactttttctatttgtatttttacaaattaaactAGTAAACAAGAAATACATACATAAAGAGTAAAGACAAGGTTCTAAATCTGAAAATCTAATCGGTTTAGAGGTTTAATGGTGGCTcaattgaaataattaaatttttataaaatgatatataaaattataaataaacacaaaacatataaatatattctaatataaatttaaaaaaatacattaataattaaaattataatatcaatTGAAGTTTTATAATCTTATTTAAATATACAAACTAGTAATACAACAGCAAATTAAATATAGATACACTCTAATGTAAATTTTAGAAAACTACACAAATACCAAATACCAAATATATATGACTAGTGTACTCTAATGGCAGTACTCCTCTTTTCGTGGAAAATAGAAACAGCAGCCGCAACAACATCAATGTGACTCCCTCAAAACTTCAACCAATGTTCAGCTCCAGCCGCAATGGGCGACAACGTGACTCCCTCACTCCCTGCCCTTTGTTTTTGCTAACTCTCTCTCTTTCCTTCATCACTCTCAAGTCTCAATATTACTATCATGCCTCATTGCTCTTGCATTTGATGATTAGATCCGTCTCTCAATAttatttattcttcttttttttatctgcCATGAACGATTCTtagtgttttttcttttttgtaaatCAGTTTTatctatatatttaattatatattattatatcattaaaaatgattattattttaccaattacatgaataattattttaaaaaacaaatatatgatTTAATGATTAGGACTGCGTAAATCACACATcaaaataaaatggaaaaatataagaagCTAATGGTCtaagcgtacaatgtgtacaatagaggtttagaaaGTATTAGAAATATGactattagtgttacattgtcctGTCAAGTTATGCTTTTAGGATGAGTGGATTCATGATATAGTATTAGAGTCCTAGATCCAAAAGGTTAAGGGTTCGATCCTTggtgaatttcaaaattaacttaaatttttagGATGATTTTATAACTATGCAAAGAGCAAAACCCGCCAAAAAAACGCAAAACCAAAGAAAGCCCGCCGAACCACCGCAAAACCCGCGGGCCAGCCAAAAGGGAGGGAAAACCAAGCAGCAAAAATTGAAGTTCCCTTCTCTCAAGTTTGAACTCTGAAGTCTTATTATCCCATCCCCTTTCTCGCGCGCAATTCACTGCCTCTCCATGAAGTTCAAGGCATTCCTAACCGACAACGGCGTCTATCTCCTCGAGAAGCGCTTCCTCCCTGCACTCGATAAACTCGGCAAGACCTGCCACGTGTACCTCACGCGCGACCATGCCGCCTTCCTCCACAACCTCCTCAACGGCCACGGTCTCCACTCCGTCGCGCAGTTCCGCCGCGAAGCCCTCTTCGACGACTACCGCATCTCCAGCCAGAACGACGACCGCATCGCCTTCGCCGTCGACGTCTCCCTGCTCAACCGCGCTGTCCGCAGCGCCGCCACCGTCTGCTGCGGCTCCTCCTCTGACGGCAGCAATAATCGCCTCCAGATCAAGCTCGTCAAGAAGCTTCCACCGAATTGCACGCAGCCGATGCCGTTCTTGACGTTTGAGACGCGCGGGTACAAGTCGGCGGTTATTCATGACGTTCCGATCTCGAAGCCGCTGTCGAAGACTCAGGTTTTGGAGCTTCAGAGTGCACTTGAAACAGCGCAGGATCTGCCTCAGACTCTTGTTCAGGTAGTTATGAGTGAAATCTCTTTGTTTTGTGGTTCTTTAATTCGTATTCGCGATTCAGTCTAGTACCTGAAATCTGTAAAATTCATGTGATGACTTCAGTTATGAATGGGTTAATGATCATGTAGGAACCGGTAGATACACTTGTGAATCATTTTAGTCTCTGTTAAGTTTTGACGAGTCAAAATAGTCTTGTAAGTAACAAATGTGAGGCCTAAGGGACTATTTTGACTTCTTAAAACTTCGGAAACTAAAATTACTTACCCA harbors:
- the LOC107471126 gene encoding pentatricopeptide repeat-containing protein At4g33990-like, producing MNSRLPFVHAEVIKEGLISDVFIASTLVNLYAKCGEIDLADKVFFCLPEQNEVLWDVLINGHAQVGDGKGAFRLFFEMINSEVEFSEFTLSSVPKGCTNLGQSIDGQLVHCLAINSGFEIDKLMCSSFIDIYSKCDMVDDALRLFYMITDHDVVSWSAMIACLEKQGHSSEAIKLFYLMRYTGVEPNQFTFSSVVSAASESGDLLYGESIHASIFKFGFESDVSISNALIGMYIKNGCVDDGYRVFETMTWPDLVSWNLFSGFQDYGYPGSRSNVFCQMLVEGFRPNMYTFIRILRSCSNLLDINFGKQVHAQILENSLDGNEYVGKALLDMYLKFRYMEESYIVFAKLINRDVFTWTVMITGFVQTEQEEKAIKFLNSMQQEGVRPNEFTIAGCLGGCSRITASESGRKLHSMALKSGLLPYMFVSGALVNMYAKCGCIEDAETIFKELVRLDKVLWNTMICGFSLHGQGDKILETFHKMKDEGNLPDDVTFIGVLFAFSHMGLVEEGKQHLNSMSNVYGVTPRDEHYVCMVDILSRAGRFADVESFVKEMKLTSNALVWENVLGACAKHGNVKFGERAAKRIFELKLETDSTYYIQIFLLAREIHLKLEELGEKLKLIGYVPQIEHLLHDVPNTEKEEHLNHHSEKLALAFALMSNSHVKTIRIFKNLWICRNCHNFMKHVSKSQLKK
- the LOC107471256 gene encoding checkpoint protein hus1, with the protein product MKFKAFLTDNGVYLLEKRFLPALDKLGKTCHVYLTRDHAAFLHNLLNGHGLHSVAQFRREALFDDYRISSQNDDRIAFAVDVSLLNRAVRSAATVCCGSSSDGSNNRLQIKLVKKLPPNCTQPMPFLTFETRGYKSAVIHDVPISKPLSKTQVLELQSALETAQDLPQTLVQAPDLVQLQNFVDRMKYLGDSLNVFISKYGDLHVEVSATLISLGAEFRKLMVIGEKADAPAEDQNLSAQSRSSRSILRGDGQSVQVSVKHFAKSLQCHLAKPDCAFYGIAPQGSCLTVIFQFFIPGTHQTDKSISLHCRLPVLDPGSS